In the genome of Desulfotignum phosphitoxidans DSM 13687, one region contains:
- a CDS encoding class I SAM-dependent methyltransferase, whose translation MEKLTDWTKLWKELSDIQSRAFSKKQPDKEDSWRDKAKDYDKKVDQRWAKPDSSRQFLLDKLTTHPGSSLLDIGAGTGKWSVLAAPYAEKITALDPSKAMQAVLKEKILEMKITNIDVFTGAWPEDDPGPHDFILASHSMYGISDFPLFVTRMCDTARKGCILVMRAPFADSVMAKAAMHVWGQPYDSPNFQIAYNILLGMDIYPDVIMEADGTWPAWTSDSFEAAIEDIKLRLDLEDTADHDVFLWELLARHLTKQPDGSYVWPAGNRSALLYWDV comes from the coding sequence ATGGAAAAACTGACCGACTGGACAAAATTGTGGAAAGAGCTGTCAGACATTCAATCCCGGGCGTTTTCAAAAAAACAGCCTGACAAGGAAGACAGCTGGCGGGACAAGGCCAAAGATTACGACAAAAAAGTGGACCAGCGGTGGGCCAAACCGGATTCATCCCGGCAGTTTCTCTTAGACAAGCTCACGACCCACCCGGGGTCGTCTCTTCTGGACATCGGGGCCGGCACGGGCAAATGGTCGGTCCTGGCGGCCCCGTATGCCGAAAAAATCACAGCCCTGGACCCTTCCAAAGCCATGCAGGCTGTGCTCAAAGAAAAGATCCTTGAGATGAAGATCACCAATATCGACGTGTTTACCGGTGCGTGGCCCGAAGACGACCCGGGGCCCCATGATTTTATCCTGGCTTCCCATTCCATGTACGGCATTTCCGATTTTCCCTTGTTTGTGACCCGAATGTGTGACACCGCCCGCAAGGGCTGCATCCTGGTGATGCGGGCCCCGTTTGCCGACTCGGTCATGGCAAAGGCAGCCATGCACGTCTGGGGCCAGCCCTATGACAGCCCCAATTTCCAGATCGCCTACAACATCCTGCTGGGCATGGATATCTATCCGGATGTGATCATGGAAGCGGACGGCACCTGGCCGGCCTGGACCAGTGACTCTTTTGAGGCTGCCATAGAAGACATCAAACTCCGGCTGGATCTGGAAGACACGGCTGACCACGACGTCTTTTTATGGGAACTGCTGGCCAGACACCTGACAAAACAGCCGGACGGCAGTTATGTCTGGCCCGCCGGCAACCGGTCCGCTTTGCTTTACTGGGACGTCTGA
- a CDS encoding ABC transporter ATP-binding protein gives MTAAVSIRDLCFSYEKDPVISHLDLTLSTATITAVLGANGVGKTTLLHLLLGLFEPDSGEIRFFGRPAHNYSQTRRKQLMGMVSQNDTPPFDLRVDEYVLLGRAPHLGLLTIPGDKDRSASAAALSTVGMTHMAGHAVTRLSSGEKQLVNMARSLAQEPDILLLDEPCSHLDLINSRQMLVLMKTIAEQGRTVVFTTHDPNAAAAVADQVLLMKKGELVAAGTVTQTLTRTLLTRTYRGDVEVIETERGPFVRAV, from the coding sequence ATGACCGCAGCTGTTTCCATCCGGGACCTGTGTTTTTCCTATGAAAAAGATCCCGTGATCTCCCACCTGGATCTGACCCTTTCGACCGCCACCATCACGGCCGTGCTGGGGGCCAACGGCGTGGGAAAAACCACGCTCCTGCACCTGCTGCTCGGGCTGTTTGAACCGGACTCCGGGGAGATCCGTTTTTTCGGCAGGCCGGCTCACAACTATTCCCAAACCCGGCGCAAGCAGCTCATGGGCATGGTGTCCCAGAACGATACCCCGCCCTTTGACCTGCGGGTGGACGAATATGTGCTCCTGGGCCGGGCCCCCCACCTGGGCCTGCTCACCATTCCCGGGGACAAGGACCGGAGTGCTTCCGCAGCGGCCCTTTCCACGGTAGGCATGACCCACATGGCCGGCCATGCCGTGACCCGGCTGAGCAGCGGGGAAAAACAGCTGGTGAACATGGCCCGGTCCCTGGCCCAGGAACCGGACATCCTGCTGCTGGACGAACCCTGCTCCCACCTGGACCTGATCAACTCCCGGCAGATGCTGGTATTGATGAAAACCATCGCAGAGCAGGGCCGAACCGTGGTATTTACCACCCATGATCCCAATGCCGCCGCAGCGGTGGCGGACCAGGTCCTGCTCATGAAAAAAGGGGAACTGGTGGCGGCCGGCACGGTGACACAGACCTTGACCCGGACGCTGCTCACCCGCACCTACAGGGGAGATGTGGAAGTGATTGAAACGGAAAGGGGACCATTTGTCAGGGCAGTATAA
- a CDS encoding ABC transporter substrate-binding protein — MTQGPFFSRFLKVLSSCLCLAAGLFLAAGMSSCGPAKPDLPMRTITDQLGREVTFPANPERIAALHHFGGKIVYALNRQHLLVEKSIYGMEAKALAAIDPAFAALPGLIQGHGYNIEGLVSLSPQVIFSYASMDRSELAQFENAGIPVVAVRGETFEESFEAVRLMADVLECPEAGQAYITACKTLLDKVAVRLENNLDTPVPVLFAGPRSVYSVATGNMLQTEILARAGARNVAQDLEGFWADVSPEQIAQWDPQVIFLGSYLDVYGKDKIFTLPQFQTVSAIKNRQVYTFPSNIGWWDYPAPHCVLGVVWTAKTLYPQLFEDLDLTQTANDFYSRFMGYSFEDLGGQLP; from the coding sequence ATGACACAGGGACCCTTTTTTTCCCGGTTTCTCAAGGTACTTTCCTCCTGCCTGTGCCTGGCAGCCGGCCTTTTTCTGGCCGCCGGCATGAGCAGCTGCGGTCCGGCAAAACCCGACCTTCCCATGCGCACCATCACGGACCAGCTGGGCAGGGAGGTGACCTTTCCGGCAAATCCGGAACGAATTGCAGCCCTGCACCATTTCGGGGGAAAAATCGTATACGCCCTGAACCGGCAGCACCTGCTGGTGGAAAAAAGCATCTACGGCATGGAGGCAAAGGCCCTGGCCGCCATCGACCCGGCATTTGCGGCCCTGCCCGGACTGATCCAGGGGCACGGCTACAATATCGAAGGCCTGGTGAGCCTGTCCCCCCAGGTGATTTTCTCCTATGCCTCCATGGACCGGTCCGAGCTGGCCCAGTTTGAAAATGCCGGCATCCCCGTGGTGGCGGTCAGAGGCGAAACCTTTGAGGAAAGCTTTGAGGCGGTAAGGCTGATGGCGGATGTGCTGGAATGCCCGGAGGCCGGCCAGGCCTATATCACGGCCTGCAAAACGCTCCTGGACAAGGTGGCGGTCCGCCTGGAAAACAACCTGGACACCCCGGTACCGGTCCTGTTTGCCGGCCCGCGCAGCGTGTATTCCGTGGCCACGGGCAACATGCTGCAGACCGAAATCCTGGCAAGGGCCGGGGCCCGGAACGTGGCTCAAGACCTGGAAGGGTTCTGGGCCGATGTGTCCCCGGAGCAGATCGCCCAATGGGATCCCCAGGTGATTTTTCTGGGGTCTTACCTGGATGTATACGGCAAAGACAAAATTTTCACCCTTCCCCAGTTCCAGACCGTGAGCGCCATCAAGAACCGGCAGGTCTATACCTTTCCCTCCAACATCGGATGGTGGGACTATCCGGCCCCCCACTGCGTGCTCGGCGTGGTCTGGACAGCCAAAACCCTGTACCCGCAACTATTTGAAGACCTGGACCTGACCCAGACAGCCAACGATTTCTATTCCCGGTTCATGGGATATTCCTTTGAAGATTTAGGGGGGCAGCTGCCGTGA